Below is a window of Corallococcus silvisoli DNA.
CGCGCATCGCGGCGCCCGCCGAGCACGGTCGTAGTCCGCCTTCAATCCTTCCGGCACGTCGTTGGCCGGACGGTTACGTGCCCCGGGAGGTCACGGACAGCACGCACTGAGAGCCAGGCAGGAACCACGCGGCCACACAGCCAGACACGGCGCGCGAGGCAAGCGGTGCGGTTTCTTCCAATTGGAGATCCCACCAACGCAGCGGCGTGCCACCCTGCCGTTGAACCGAGAGCAGGTAGCGCGAGGTCGCATCCCAGCGCAGCCACTGCCTCCGCGAGTACGGGGACAGCTCCGGTTCGCCCAGCGTCCGCAGCAGCGACAGGTTCCGCGCGGTGTCCGGTGTCAGCGAGGAGGAAGGCGTGAGCATCGCGAGGTGCCGCGCGGGGAGTTCGGCCGGCGCGAGGCCAGCCCTGCATCTCGCGCAGGAGAACCTCCGCGAACCGCATGCCGAGGAGATGGTGATTGAGCTGGCTCTCGAAGATATCGAAGGCCGGGAGACGGGCAGCGGTGGTCAGGGGTACGCCCGCTCCAGGGCGCTCCGGGTCGCCGTGGAGCTGCACACGATGAAATTCGTGACGCACCACTACGAAGAAGCGGGCTGGGAGGTGACGGACGTATCAGCGCGTGAGTCCTGGGACCTCGTGTGTACCCGGGTGGGCGAGCCGGAGATCCACGTTGAGGTGAAAGGGACGATCTCAGATGGCGAGAAGGTCTTCCTGACCCGGAACGAGGTGGAGCACGCGCGCCAGCGGTATCCTCACGTCGCTCTCGCCGTCGTGACACGAATCAATATCACTTGGGTGGAGGAGCGTCCCGTTGCCTCGGGCGGGTCACTGCGGGTCCGCAGTCCCTGGGTGGTCGAGGATGCGGCCCTCAGCCCCATCGCCTATGAATATCGCCCGCCGGTCTCGCCCGGCGATTGAGTGACTCGCCGAGGAGGATACGCGCTGGCGCAACCCTGTGAGTTGCCCGCACCAACTATGCCCCCTGGCGCACTGCATCACATAGACTGAAGGATCGCCTCCACCTCGGTTGCACTGAGAAATGATCGGGCGGCAACGTCAATGGTGTACCTGATGCCTGTCACGCCCCGCGGAGGCACGTAGTCATCAGGCAGTCGGGGAAAGGTCCCCTCCACCGCGAAGACGTGGGCGTCGCGGAGGTTGAAGCGCAGGAGCGAGCCCGTCTGGCGGAGGCCATCGTGCCAGCCGATGTTCTTCAGCTTGGCCTCGAAGACGTCGATCGCGCGCCCGTCCGTCCCGAGCTTCACGATGATCTCGTTCACCAGCGTCGTGATGGTGGCGGCACCCCCGATAGACCTTTCAAGGAGGACGCTTGCGATCAGGAGTCGCTTGCCGGCGGGCGCACGTAGCTGATCCAGGCGGGATATCTCATGTTTCTCGTCGGCCTTGGCCGTGGTCTTCACCTCGATGTGGACCGCGTCTCCGACGAAATCGTGCTGTTCGCCCAGCGGACCGCTCCAGAGGTGGCACGCGCGCGCACCGATCGAGGGGATCAGAACGTTCGACAGGATCCACAGCTCTCCGAACAAGCCCACCTGCTCCCCAACTCCAAGCTCCTGGGCCACGGGCCGGAGCGCGGCGCGCAGCTCATCAATCGTCGCCTCCACCGACGTCGCGGGATCGCGCCGCTCGACACGGATGGCGTAGAGGATCTTGTTCACAAGCATCGTGAAGAGGTCCTCGTGGTGGCTGAGAGCGGAGACGTCGAGCCACGTGCGTTCATTCTCCACGACCCTGACCTCGATGCTCTGGAGATCGGGAGGAAGGCTCGGGGGATCCAACGCCACAGCCACCAGGAGGTGCAGCCTGCCATCAGCCTCGATGCCTAGCTGGCAGTCCGTGAAGTCCTTCTCGACCGGCTCGACAATGAAGTCATGCGGGGTGCGCCGCCGACGGAGCGACTCCCAGCGTACGGCCGTCACATCAGCCATGCAGGAGCCCGCGGTTCACCATGAATGAGCGGCCGTCGTCGCTCGTACGGGGCAGGGACAGGGCCACGCCCAGCACCGCCCGCGATGGCGCCTGCAACGGCTCAGGGTCGAGAGGGTACAGGAGTAGCAGACCACGCGCGGGCGGCCGGTCCTGCCGAATCGCACGAGCGTTGAACGTCATCCCTGCCCGGTAGCGTTCCGGGCCCCCGTGAAGATCCACGCCCTCATGGCGCGGATCCGTCAGGATCCCGATGGCCTCGTTCCCGGTCAGCGAGCGGTGGACCAAGCCGTAGGGTCGTCCCCCAAGGAGGACCTGCCGCTCACGCTGAGGGTTCGCCACGAACACGGTCCAGCTCGCCAGTTCGCCCACGGCGGACCGCTCCATGATCCAGTCCGCGATATCTGCGCCCTGGAAGGCCACGCTGTTCGGGTGGCCCTCAAAACGTCGGAGGAAGTCAGCAATGTGGTGAGCGGGCACATCGTGGGTGATGGCTCCGCCGTGGGCAACTTGTGTCGGCGGGTGGGCGATGAGCAGCCCCGACGCCAAGTCGAGATTCCGCTCCAGCAGCGCTGCGTCACGCAAGGGGAACAGGATTGTCTGCGGGTTCTCGGCCGACCAGGAGCGGGCATCCAGCTCCAACATCCGGCTCTTGGCCTTGCTCGTCAGCAAAAGCTTGGAGTGCGCCCGCATCCGAATGGCCATCTCGTCGGGACGCCGCCCGGCTTTGTTGAGCACCGTGATGGAGTCCCGCAGGGCATCCTCGACGAGGGCCAGCTCCACGAACCACTCCGCGATTCCGTCGGTGGTCCAGATGCGGATCAGATCGTCGTACCCGCTTCGGAAGCCGTACCAGCGCGCCATCTGGAGGAGCGTGTCGGCCATTGTCGTCGTTCGCAGGAAGTAGGCGATGGTGAGCCCTTCCAGCGTCAGCCCACGGGACAGGCGGTTGCCACCGACCGCGATCAACTGGCGTCCGGGGCGCTCCTCGTACTCCAACTCCTCCCCGGTCGTGCTGTTGAGCACGACGACTTGGAGCCGCGCAAGGTTCCGTTCTGCCTCGTCGAAGACGTCATCGACATCAGCAGGCAGAGACACCTGTCCGAGGTCTTTCAGCGACGACCGCATCATCCCGCGGATGGCCCCGGGCTCCGCTCGGTCGTGGTTGAACCAAGCCCGGATCTGTTCCTCGATTGCTGCGCCGATGCGCATCTGGTCCTTCTGGACCTGGGAGACGTGCACGAGCATGGTGTGGGGCTCACCCTGGTGACCGCGCAGAAGTCGGATGGCCCCTGCCAGCGCGAACGTAAGCAAGGCGTCGCAGAGCGAGTGCGGGAGGTCTAGAGGGCCGTGGGCGACCAGGGGCTCGCCCTTCTTGCGTCGCTTGGGCTTGAGCGCTCTCACGTCGTTCTCATCGACCACACGAAGCACGTTGCGGTGTTGCGCGGTCACCCCGAACAGTTCCTCCGTGCCGGTGTAGCTATCGGGTCGTGGGAGCTGAATTACGAAATCCTTGGGGAACAGGTCCTCGCCGACGTGGTTGTCGAAGGCTCCAGGGTCGATGAGGATGTTTGCGAACGGGGTCGCGGTGTACGCGAGATACGTCGCCCGGGGGCATCTCCGCAGCAGATCCCGAATCAGCTCGTTCGTGCGGGAAGGACCTTCATCGTCGGCGAGTTCGTCCTCATCCACGCTCGGATCGCGGCGGTTACCCCTGGTATTGATAGACGCCTGATCCGCCTCATCGTCGATCAGGAGCAGGGGCACGTCCGCAAGCTGTCCTTCCAGCTTTCCCAGCCAGCCATTGAGGCGTTCCAGGATGGGAACGATCTTCTTCGCGACAACAAGCACGGTGCCGGTGGCGCCGAAGCCGTTCGCCACCTCCGGTTCCTGAAAGTCGGTCTCGGGGTCTGTGAGGGTAATCCAATTCACGCCAACGTCGACGAGTTCGCGCTCGAGCCGCCGCTGCGTCTGATTCCGCAGGGAGTCGTGGATGCCCGACAGGACGATGACCAGGCGATAGCCGACGTCCGCCGCCCGGGCGGCCACCGCCGTGAAGTTGGCCGTTTTCCCAGATTGGACATACCCGACGACCAGTCCGCGGCACTGGAACTCGGGCCGTCCTATAAGGGTGGTTCTCGCGATGATCCGAAGGGACTCCTCGGCGACCGAGTCGACCTGATGCGGCTTCCACTTCGGCTGGGAGCGCAGGTACGCCTCGTGCCTCGACCAGTTCGTCCAGGCCGTACCGTCGATCCAGAGCCTGATCTTAGGCTTCAACGTGAAGTGATGGTGCGCTTCACTTCCCATCGAGCTTTCCATCGAGGATCGGTACGACGCCCGCCTGCTCCAGTACGCGGAGGAACTCCGACAGCGCCTTCTTTGCCTCGTTGTCCCCATCGATCGCCTGCGCAAGCGCGACCAATTCCGGGATCCGATGGGAGAGCTCCACTTGCTCACCCGCGAAGCCCGTCTTGCGCTCCCATGGGAGCGACGCCCCCTCAACGAGCCGTAGCGGCGAGCGCTCCTTCTTAGGGGCTGGGGGCGAAGGAGTCGGCCCACGTCCGGTCCCCGTTACGCCCGTCGTTTTGCTGGCGCTGGCCCCCGCCCCGGCCCCGGTTCCGCCTGGCGTTGCTCCGCTCTCGCCACCACCGGTACTCACCTTCTTGTCGTAGCGGCTTCTCGCTTGGCTCCTCGGGGTCTTTAGGATGTCCTTGAGGTTGTCGGTCAGCGCCACCGGAAGTCGGATGACTTGCTTGCTGATGTCGACTTGGAGCTGGTCGTCGGCCTGCCGATCGAAGTCCACCGCCACGCGGAGGAGCTTGGTGTGCTCGTCTTTTGCGAACAGGTCCTCCCACCCGCCCCACTTGATGAGCCGGTCGAGGCGATAGAAGTAGAAGCCCTGGGAGTCGTTCCACCGCCCGCTCAGCGTCATTCGGTCGCGCTGTTCCCGGATCGCCTGGGGCGGTTGCTCCTTGTGGTATTCGTGGAACTCGGCCTCGTTCGGCATCACGTAGGCACGCACGGTGATGATGGGCCGCTTCGAGGGGTCCTGGTGCCCAGGAAGCTCGATGCTGCGAGGGTCGAACGCCTTGGTCAACGGGTGCGCCATCGGGTTGTTCGGCCGCAGCTCCGTGCCCTTCAACAACCGGATAGTGACCCGCTGCCGGCCGCGAACCGCGCCCTCCAGGAACCGGTGGAACACCAACTCCAAGTGATCGCGGACGGCCGCAACCTCCTGAGTATAGGGCTCCACGCCCTTGACCTTGGGGGCCTCTATCGGAGGCCGCATCCGGGTGAGCAGTACCGCTGTTCCTGAGGTCCCGAGTCGGACGGACTCGGCGTACTTCTCCTCCACAGGGTCCTCAAGGATCTCCCAGCGGCGGGTGCGGTCCAGGTGCTCCCGATCCCAGGTCAGTACGCTCTCGGGGCTATTCGCCGCCTTGGAGACGACGGTGAGTCGGTCAGCCTGGGACCAAGCTGCACCCTTTAGACCGTAGCCGTACTTCCCGAGATCAGCTGCGTCGTAGTCCCGCTGGTGCCCTATCTTCATCGCCTCGCGCAAACCCTCGGGCGTCATGCCAACCCCGTTGTCGCGGATGCACATCCACCGCCCGCCCTGGTTCGGGTTGGGGAATATGATGTCGATCTCGGAAGCACCCTTCGACAGGCTGTTATCCACGAGGTCGGCGACGGCGCTGGGAAGGCTGTGGCCGGCGCGTGCCAGGATCTTGAAAAGGCCTAGTGGGTCGGGCTCCAGCCCGGTGCTGCGGTTCGGGTTGTTCCGCACGTTCTCGACCTTCTCGAACAGCTGGGGGTAGTGCTCCGCGAGGACCTGCCGGCAGAAATCGCCCTCCTCGCCGTACAGCGCGATCATGGCGGACTTGCCGAACCTCGCGCTCTCGCCGTGGTTGATGATGGCGGTTCTAGCCGGGTGTCCGGTCGGGACGACCACCCACGAGGCCGATGCCGGGCTGCTCGACGAGTCCACCACCATCGCGAACAGGACGCCGGGCTCGACGAAGCCGTAGTACTGACTCTTGGGGCAGTGCCCTTCCAGGCGCCAGTTCTTCTCCTGCTTCTTGAGCCACTGTTCCTTCACCACCACCGTCTTCGCGGCCTCCAGGCAACGGCAGGTGATGGCGATGCGGTCGGAATCCTTCGCTGCGGGGAACACGCGGTCCACGACGTCCGAGTCGTAATTGATCGCGCGCTGTTTCGAGCCCTCCCGCCCGCTCCGGCGGTACTCGTGGAACATGCCGAGTTCCGAGTGGGTGAGCAGACGCAGGATCGTGAACGTCATCGTGAGCCTTCGGTGGTGATGATGTGCGACTGCGGCAGCCCCAGGAGCTCGCTCCGCATGTCAGCGACCGAGGGGGCTTCGAGGCTCTCACGCATCCCCATCGCGATGGCGTAGGCGAACAGGGGCGGAACGGCGTTCCCGATCTGCCGGAAGGCGGGGTTCATCGACCCCTTGAACACGAAGCCATCGGGAAACGACTGAAGGCGGGCCGCCTCACGGACAGTGATCGTGCGCGCTTGGTCAGAGTCGTAGTGGATATGCGAGTACGAGTCCTTGCCCAGATGGGCCATCAGGGTCCGCACAGGCTTGCCCGCATCTAGCTTCCACCACTTGTTCGGGAACTTCGTCGGGTCGTAGGGGATACGCCACGCGACGATGAAATCGCGGACGTCAGGGTCGCGGGCGTCGGTGCTCAGGCCACGGCGCTTCCGATGCACCAACCAAGACGAGATCTTGCGCTCCACATGCGCATGGACCTCGGGGTACTCCCAGCCCGCCTCGATCTCCGCGAAGATCTTGTAGTCCCGAGGAAGGTAGCGGAAGACATGGCCGGTAGTGGTCTGCGGCGCGAAGCCGGGCCACTTCCGCATCAGCATGGAGTACCGCGTGGTGGGCTTGTTTGAGGTGTAGCCCACCGGCTCCGACGGGTCCTTGGCTCCCCTACGGAGATGCCCGGACCGCAGGAGATCGAGCGCAAAGAGCGGCGGGAGGTCTGCTAGGGCCTCCGAAGCCGTCGTAGCGCGGCTCAAGGAGCGTGTCGGATCTGCTATCCACCGGTGGTGTTCTGAGCCTTCCTCGTGAATCACCCGTCGGGCCGTGTTCTTCGAGCTCGTGTACCCGGACGGGAGGTCCACGTGGTGCGTCGGCGACGGGAACCGAGGCGTGATGCCCGTCGCGCGGTGAAACCCGATGAGGATCATGCGCTCGCGGGTCTGCGGCACTCCGTACCACGCGGCGTTCAGGAGGGTGTAGGCGACGGCGTAGCCTTCCTCGGCGAGGCTCCTGGAGACCAGCTCGGCCACGTTGCTGCCACCGTGGTTCAGGATGTCGGGTACGTTCTCCATCAGGAGCGCTACGGGCTTCGTGGCACGGATGAAGTGCACATAGCGCTGCCAGAGGCTCACCCGACCATCGACCAGGAATGCCTGATCGGCGGTCGCCTCCTGACGGCGATGCGCCTGTTCCCGGAGCTTCGCGCGTCCGACACGAGCGAAGGCTTGGCACGGCGGGCCACCGACCAAGATGTCGATTTGATCCTCGGGGGTTCCTGCGAGCCCCAGGTCTGTAAAGACGCTGACTGCATCCTCTGTCGTGGCGTCGCGCGGGACGTGGTGGGCAGGGCGGTCGCCGCCCAGGGACCGCGGGCCGAAGTTCGCCCCGTGCGATTCCGCAGCCCAGGGGTCGTTCTCGACAGACGCGACCGGCGTGAAGCCGGCGGTCAGGAAGCCGAGGGAGATACCGCCGCAGCCCGCGAACATGTCCATGTACCGGAGCGCGCCCCCTTCCTGGATGCGGCGGAGCTTCCTGCGAATTAGCTCGTCGACGTCGCGGGGGACGGCGGGCCACGGGCCTGTAGCGGCCAAGTCCCTGGATCGACCGGGGGACCAGCAGTAGTCGGGAAAAAGATCCGGAACCGACCGGTCGTGTTTGGCGTGTTTCACCTGTTGCCGCGGCATCAAGAGGCTCTACGGAAAGATCGATTCCCCGAGACGATAGCCTCGAGCCAATCGCTGGGAGGGTACCCTACTGCGGTCGCCAGCTGCTCCACCAAGCGTCGGTGCTTTGCAGCGGGCACCGTCGCCCCACATTCCCACTTCGGTACCGAGAACACCGAGCATCCCATCGAGTGTGCCAGCTCCGCCTGTGTTTCGTTCCATCAATCCCGCACTGCCAGCAAGACGGCGTTCCGCGCGAACCTCGGCAGCAAGCGCGGCGAGATCGTCCTCCGGTACAAGGCGACCGGCAAAGATCCAGCCGTAGCGAGCATCAAGCTGGCCGTCAACTAGCAAGCTTCACGGACTTCCTTCGGTTCATCGCAGGGCTCCTGTCTCTCCTACCGCCTCGACCTTTTGAGCGCACGGGCCTTGGCCGTCACGCGAGGCCCTTCGGACACCTCGACTACATCGGAGGGGGCACACAGCGCGACAATCTCACGACGCTCCAGGCCACCGCCGACTTCCATGACGCGCCGCACACGACGCTGGCCCGCCCATGGGCTACCGCCGCCCCGCACAGCACGTTCGACGCGATCAACGGCACTGGCCAACTCTTCGACGACCTCGTGCTCCCAGATCCGCACCACCCGCCAGCCCGCTTCCTCCAGCAGTGCAGACTGGCGAGCGTCGCGGTCGATGTTGGCGGCCAGCTTGGCCGACCAGAACTCCTCGCGGGAGCGAGGGCGTGCATAGTGAAACGGGCACCCATGCCAGAAGCAACCGTCGATGAACACCGCAACGCGACTGGCCGGGAGCGCTACATCGGGTCTGCCTGCGGGGGTTCGTTCGTGGAGGCGGTAGCGCAAGCCACGAGACCAGAGGGCGCGTCGCAGCGTGACCTCGGGTGACGTGTCCGTGCCACGTATGCGGGCCATCTGTTCCGATCTTGTGAGCCCCATCCGGCCCATCCTCGCACACAATGGGAACACAACCACCCGGTGGGCCTGCTCCGGTTCAGTGGACAGGTTGACTATGCTGCCAGCCTCTTGATTGCGGCCATCCGCTCGCACTCCGCAGGACTGACGTAGCCCAGGGCGGAGTGGCGCCGCTTCCGGTTGTAGACCACCTCGATGTACTCGAACAGCGACTGCTTCGCCGCCTCACGTGTCTTGAAGGGGGTGCCGTAGACGAGCTCCAACTTCAGGGTGGAGAAGAAGCTCTCCGCCACGGCATTGTCCCAGCAGTTGCCCTTGCGAGACATGCTGCATCCAATACCGCGCCTCCAGTCGTCGGCGGTAGTCCTCGCTCGCGTACTGGGCGGATTCAAGCGGTCGGAGTAGTGCAATCGCGGAGCGGGACCGCCGAGCAATGCCATATCGAGCGCGCTCAGCACCAAGCCGCTGTCGATTCTCTCGCCCATCGCCCAGCCCACCACCTTGCGGCTGAAGAGCTCCAGCAGCACCGCCAGGTACAACCATCCCTCGTCCGTCCAGACATAGGTGAGGTCACCCACCCACGCGCAGTGGGGTTGGCCGGGGTGGAAGTTCCTTTCCAGGGTGTTGGGTGCCACCGGGTGGCGATGGGCGGAGTCGGTGGTCCGCACGAAGCGACGCCGTGCGCGTCCTCGCAGGCCCGTCTGGCGCATCAGACGAGCCACTCGCTTCCGGGCCACCCGCTGGCCCCTCGCTTTGAGTTCCGCATGAACCCGAGGAGCGCCGTACGTGCCCCGACTCTCCTGGTGGATGGCTGCCACTTCGAGTTGGAGCGCCCGGTCGCGCTTCTTCCTCTCGGACTCGGGTCGTTTCGCCCAGGCGTAGTAACCGCTCCGGGAGACGCTCAGGTGCCGGCAGAGGGCAGCTACCGGGAAGAGGGCCTTCTCCGCGTGGATGAAGGAGAACTTCACCTCATCTCCTTCGCGAAGAAGGCCGCCGCGTTTTTAGTATTTCCCGCGCCATCGGCAGCTCCCGGTTCTCCTTGCGCAGCCGGGAGAGCTCCTCGCGCTCCAGCGTCGTCAGTGCTCCGGGCTTGCCTCCACCCCGGTCCGTCTTCGTCTGCTCGACCCACAGCCGCAGCGCTGACTCAACCAGCTCGCGTTCGTGCCCGCGGTTCCTGGCCCCAGCGAGCCCGTTCCTCAGGCCTCGCTTGCTGCTGGCACCGGGCCCGCTCCGATTGCTGCTAGTTTGCTGCTGGAGTCAGGGAGCCCCAGAAACAAAGGCCCTGGAGTCACCGGCTTGCACCGGAAACTCCAGGGCCTCTATTTGGTCGGGGCGACAGGATTTGAACCTGCGACCACTTGCACCCCAAGCAAGTGCGCTACCAGGCTGCGCTACGCCCCGAAAACCGCCGTCGTGAAACGGTGCGCCCTTATGCCCCCACACCATTCCGAGGTCAAGCAGGAGGTGAAGGGCGACGGTGGAAAACCTACTCCTCGCCCTCTTCCATTCCCTCGTCGAAGTCCTCGCCCCGGGCCTCCGCCGCGTCCGCCGCCGCCTCTTCCTGCGCGTCGATCTCCGCGTGGTTCTCCGGAGGCGCTTCGCCGTTCAGGGCGCTCTTCAACACCTGGCTCGGACGGAAGGTCAGCACCCGGCGCGCGCTGATCTCGATCTCCTTGCCCGTCTGCGGGTTGCGCCCCACGCGCGCCTTCTTCTGGCGCACCTGGAAGTTTCCGAACCCGGAGATCTTGATCTTGTCCCCGCGCTCCAGCGTCTCCTTCACGGTGTCGAAGACGAGCTCGACGATCTCCGCCGACTCCTTCTTCGAGAAGCCGACCTTCTCGTAGACCCCCTCGATGATGTCCGCTTTCGTCATGCGAGTCCTCTGGCACCCGTGAATGGCCGGTGAACGCGGGGCATGGTGTCAGCCTTCCCCGAACCGTGTCAACGTCCTGGTTTCACTCAGGAATTCAGGCGCGCAGCGCCGCCCCC
It encodes the following:
- a CDS encoding DUF3883 domain-containing protein; its protein translation is MSIARCRAGSSAGARPALHLAQENLREPHAEEMVIELALEDIEGRETGSGGQGYARSRALRVAVELHTMKFVTHHYEEAGWEVTDVSARESWDLVCTRVGEPEIHVEVKGTISDGEKVFLTRNEVEHARQRYPHVALAVVTRINITWVEERPVASGGSLRVRSPWVVEDAALSPIAYEYRPPVSPGD
- a CDS encoding PD-(D/E)XK motif protein, with the protein product MADVTAVRWESLRRRRTPHDFIVEPVEKDFTDCQLGIEADGRLHLLVAVALDPPSLPPDLQSIEVRVVENERTWLDVSALSHHEDLFTMLVNKILYAIRVERRDPATSVEATIDELRAALRPVAQELGVGEQVGLFGELWILSNVLIPSIGARACHLWSGPLGEQHDFVGDAVHIEVKTTAKADEKHEISRLDQLRAPAGKRLLIASVLLERSIGGAATITTLVNEIIVKLGTDGRAIDVFEAKLKNIGWHDGLRQTGSLLRFNLRDAHVFAVEGTFPRLPDDYVPPRGVTGIRYTIDVAARSFLSATEVEAILQSM
- a CDS encoding Z1 domain-containing protein, with protein sequence MGSEAHHHFTLKPKIRLWIDGTAWTNWSRHEAYLRSQPKWKPHQVDSVAEESLRIIARTTLIGRPEFQCRGLVVGYVQSGKTANFTAVAARAADVGYRLVIVLSGIHDSLRNQTQRRLERELVDVGVNWITLTDPETDFQEPEVANGFGATGTVLVVAKKIVPILERLNGWLGKLEGQLADVPLLLIDDEADQASINTRGNRRDPSVDEDELADDEGPSRTNELIRDLLRRCPRATYLAYTATPFANILIDPGAFDNHVGEDLFPKDFVIQLPRPDSYTGTEELFGVTAQHRNVLRVVDENDVRALKPKRRKKGEPLVAHGPLDLPHSLCDALLTFALAGAIRLLRGHQGEPHTMLVHVSQVQKDQMRIGAAIEEQIRAWFNHDRAEPGAIRGMMRSSLKDLGQVSLPADVDDVFDEAERNLARLQVVVLNSTTGEELEYEERPGRQLIAVGGNRLSRGLTLEGLTIAYFLRTTTMADTLLQMARWYGFRSGYDDLIRIWTTDGIAEWFVELALVEDALRDSITVLNKAGRRPDEMAIRMRAHSKLLLTSKAKSRMLELDARSWSAENPQTILFPLRDAALLERNLDLASGLLIAHPPTQVAHGGAITHDVPAHHIADFLRRFEGHPNSVAFQGADIADWIMERSAVGELASWTVFVANPQRERQVLLGGRPYGLVHRSLTGNEAIGILTDPRHEGVDLHGGPERYRAGMTFNARAIRQDRPPARGLLLLYPLDPEPLQAPSRAVLGVALSLPRTSDDGRSFMVNRGLLHG
- a CDS encoding ATP-binding protein → MTFTILRLLTHSELGMFHEYRRSGREGSKQRAINYDSDVVDRVFPAAKDSDRIAITCRCLEAAKTVVVKEQWLKKQEKNWRLEGHCPKSQYYGFVEPGVLFAMVVDSSSSPASASWVVVPTGHPARTAIINHGESARFGKSAMIALYGEEGDFCRQVLAEHYPQLFEKVENVRNNPNRSTGLEPDPLGLFKILARAGHSLPSAVADLVDNSLSKGASEIDIIFPNPNQGGRWMCIRDNGVGMTPEGLREAMKIGHQRDYDAADLGKYGYGLKGAAWSQADRLTVVSKAANSPESVLTWDREHLDRTRRWEILEDPVEEKYAESVRLGTSGTAVLLTRMRPPIEAPKVKGVEPYTQEVAAVRDHLELVFHRFLEGAVRGRQRVTIRLLKGTELRPNNPMAHPLTKAFDPRSIELPGHQDPSKRPIITVRAYVMPNEAEFHEYHKEQPPQAIREQRDRMTLSGRWNDSQGFYFYRLDRLIKWGGWEDLFAKDEHTKLLRVAVDFDRQADDQLQVDISKQVIRLPVALTDNLKDILKTPRSQARSRYDKKVSTGGGESGATPGGTGAGAGASASKTTGVTGTGRGPTPSPPAPKKERSPLRLVEGASLPWERKTGFAGEQVELSHRIPELVALAQAIDGDNEAKKALSEFLRVLEQAGVVPILDGKLDGK
- a CDS encoding DNA cytosine methyltransferase, producing the protein MPRQQVKHAKHDRSVPDLFPDYCWSPGRSRDLAATGPWPAVPRDVDELIRRKLRRIQEGGALRYMDMFAGCGGISLGFLTAGFTPVASVENDPWAAESHGANFGPRSLGGDRPAHHVPRDATTEDAVSVFTDLGLAGTPEDQIDILVGGPPCQAFARVGRAKLREQAHRRQEATADQAFLVDGRVSLWQRYVHFIRATKPVALLMENVPDILNHGGSNVAELVSRSLAEEGYAVAYTLLNAAWYGVPQTRERMILIGFHRATGITPRFPSPTHHVDLPSGYTSSKNTARRVIHEEGSEHHRWIADPTRSLSRATTASEALADLPPLFALDLLRSGHLRRGAKDPSEPVGYTSNKPTTRYSMLMRKWPGFAPQTTTGHVFRYLPRDYKIFAEIEAGWEYPEVHAHVERKISSWLVHRKRRGLSTDARDPDVRDFIVAWRIPYDPTKFPNKWWKLDAGKPVRTLMAHLGKDSYSHIHYDSDQARTITVREAARLQSFPDGFVFKGSMNPAFRQIGNAVPPLFAYAIAMGMRESLEAPSVADMRSELLGLPQSHIITTEGSR
- a CDS encoding very short patch repair endonuclease; the protein is MGRMGLTRSEQMARIRGTDTSPEVTLRRALWSRGLRYRLHERTPAGRPDVALPASRVAVFIDGCFWHGCPFHYARPRSREEFWSAKLAANIDRDARQSALLEEAGWRVVRIWEHEVVEELASAVDRVERAVRGGGSPWAGQRRVRRVMEVGGGLERREIVALCAPSDVVEVSEGPRVTAKARALKRSRR
- a CDS encoding IS3 family transposase, giving the protein MKFSFIHAEKALFPVAALCRHLSVSRSGYYAWAKRPESERKKRDRALQLEVAAIHQESRGTYGAPRVHAELKARGQRVARKRVARLMRQTGLRGRARRRFVRTTDSAHRHPVAPNTLERNFHPGQPHCAWVGDLTYVWTDEGWLYLAVLLELFSRKVVGWAMGERIDSGLVLSALDMALLGGPAPRLHYSDRLNPPSTRARTTADDWRRGIGCSMSRKGNCWDNAVAESFFSTLKLELVYGTPFKTREAAKQSLFEYIEVVYNRKRRHSALGYVSPAECERMAAIKRLAA
- a CDS encoding integration host factor subunit alpha encodes the protein MTKADIIEGVYEKVGFSKKESAEIVELVFDTVKETLERGDKIKISGFGNFQVRQKKARVGRNPQTGKEIEISARRVLTFRPSQVLKSALNGEAPPENHAEIDAQEEAAADAAEARGEDFDEGMEEGEE